CGCTGAATGAAAGTGCGGTCAATCTTGACCACCTGTGCCGGTATTTCCTGCAGATAAGCCAGACTGCTATAGCCGGTACCAAAATCGTCGATCGCTACCCGTATGCCGGCTTCCAGCAGCGCGTCCAGTTGATTCGACGCGATGGGGCTGTAGTCCACCAGTGCGCTTTCTGTCAGTTCAACTTCTATGGAGGACACAGGTAGATCGTGCCGGCGCATTGCTGCCAGCAGCCGCTCGACCAAATCGGTTTCCTCCAGGTTGGAAGCAGAGATGTTCACTGAAATACACAAATTCAATCCGTTGGCCTGCCAGCGAGAAGCTTGCTCAGTGGCAGCCTGCATCACCCATTCGGTCAGTTGTTTGGCTAACTGGGTTTGTTCGATGATGGGAATAAATTCAGCAGGTGAAATGTTGCCCCATTTGGGATGAGCCCATCGCAGGAGGGCCTCTGCACCCACTGTTTCACCTGAACGCGTGGATATGCGCGGCTGGTATTCCAGGCGCAGTTGGTCTGGACTCTCCAGTGCGCTGCGAAAATCGACCAGCATCTGAAAGCGCCGCTGGTGATCTGCCTCCAGCTCCGGTGAATACAGGGCAACGCCTTTTTCAGTCAGGCGGGCATCCAGGCAGGCGCTGTGTGCGGTGCGTAAAATATCTATCGAGTGCTGATCTTCGAGTCTTAGCCGCGCAATACCTACAACCGGCCTGACCATGACCGCTGCCGCTTCACCTGTGGTGAGTCCGCGCAAGGCTTTGCGCAGGCCCATTGCGGCCTTCACCACATCATCATCGTCTTCGGCGATCAGCAGATGCGCGAACTGGCAGGGCCCCAGATGATATACACGCCCGCCCTCGGGTAGCGTGCTGCCCAGCAGCCGGCCTGCAGCGCGGGCAAGCTCTTCTACGTAGGCCGGCCCCATGACCCGCTGTAGCGAGCCCAGAGAAGCGACATCGATCACTTCACTGAAAAGCACATAAACTGCTTTGGGCGGCGGGGTACGGCTCATGTCTCGCAGGTCCACGGCAAACTGACTGCGGTTGGGCAGATCGGTCAGCGGATCGAGCCGACCATAAGCGCTCTGCAGCTCAATCTGATCCATCACCATTGCTGCCAGGTCCTGCAGCACTGATACCTCGTGAACGCTCATGTTTCTGGGTTCATGGCCGAGGACGCATATCGCGCCCAGGGTATGACCCTCGCGCGTGGTCAGAGGCGCACCTGCATAAAAGCGAATGCCGGACTGAACCAGCACGCTGTTTTGATAGCGAGGCGAATCAAGTAGATCGGGAACGGTCAAGCCGGTGGAAGTCTCTGTAACTTCGCTGTCGCAGGCATCGGAGCGAGGGATTTCCGAGTGCTCGGTGCCAACTCTGGACTTGAACCATTGACGCTTCTCGTCGGTCAGCGAGATCGCTGCAATAGGCAAATCGAACAACTGGCTGGCCATGCGGGTGATACGGTCAAAACTGTCGCTGGGTAGCGTATCGAGCAAATTCAATTTCTTCAGGGCATAAAGTCTGTCTTGCTCATGCACGCTCATAGCGCTATCTCGAATAAGTTGTGTGAGTCCCTTCGTACTGGCCACTTAATGGCCTTACCTCTTTAGCCTGTCCTGCGTAATTAGGTAATGAAATCAATGTAGCACAGGCTCTAGACGTGAATAGCGAAAAGTCGCGACAGATGTTTGCAAGAATCCCTAAATAGAGCCTGCGAATGACGGTATATAGCAGGTTATTTGAGTTGTAAAATTTCGTTAAAGCAACGATTGCGCGGTCAGGCCGCAAAGATGTATTCCGAAGATGGTTTGGCTGGCTGACACATTTTGATAAAGTCTGAACCTGAATTGCCAATGATCGGTCCTGAATAGTTCGACCGTCCTTCTTCGTAGTTATCGTCAGGAATCACATGGACAGCAAAGCGCATCTGGGTCCTCTGTTCTCGGCAGAAGACAAATACCGTCTTTTGGTTGATGCGGTGACTGACTACGCCATTTACATGCTTGACCCGCAGGGCTTTATTGCCAGCTGGAATACCGGCGCCCAGCGGCTCAAAGGCTATGCTGCGGAAGAGGTTATTGGTCAGCATTTTTCGATGTTCTATTCCGACCTCGATCGCGCTGCGGGCCTGCCGGATAACGGCCTGGCGATTGCTGTTCAGCAGGGGCGGTTTGCCAACGAGGGTTGGCGGGTGCGCAAGGATGGCACACGCTTCTGGGCGCATGTGGTGCTGGACCCCATCCGCGATGGAGCCGGGGACATTATCGGTTTTGCCAAGGTCACCCGCGATCTCACCGAACGCAAGTTAGCCGAAGAAGCGCTGCGCAAGAGTGAGGAGCAGTTGCGCCTGTTAGTGCAGGGCGTGACGGATTACGCGATTTATCTGATCAGCCCGGAGGGGCTGGTTACCAATTGGAACGCTGGCGCCCAGAAGATCAAAGGCTACCGCCCGGAAGAGGTCATAGGCCGGCATTTCTCCTGTTTCTATACGCCTGAAGATGTGGCCAATGGCAAGCCCGAAACCAATCTTGCGCTGGCCGCCCGCGCGGGTAGAGCGGAGGAGGAGGGCTGGCGGATACGCAAAGACGGTACCCGATTCATGGCCCACGTAATCATTGATGCCATTCGCGAAACGGACGGCACTCTGACCGGTTTTGCCAAGGTCACGCGGGATATCACCGAACGCATGGAGACGCAAAAGGCGCTCGACTATGCGCGTGAGGAGCTGCTGCAAGCGCAGAAGATGGAAGCGGTCGGCCGCCTTACCGGCGGCGTGGCGCACGACTTCAACAACTTCCTGACGATCATCCTTATCAGTCTGAAAATGGCGCGCAAGCGGGTGATGGATTCTCCCGATGTGCTGCGTTTTGTGGACAACGCGATCCAGGGCGCCGAGCGCGGCGCCTCCATGACCCAGCGCATGCTGGCGTTCTCCAGCCGCCAGTCGCTGCAGCTGGAAGTGCTCTCGCTGGCTGAGCTGGTGCAGGGCATGCGTGACCTGCTTCAGCGCTCCATCGGACCGCAGGTACGTATTCGCACCCAGACCGCCGGGGCGCTGCCGCCTGTACAAGCTGACGCGCATCAACTGGAAACCCTGTTGTTGAATCTGGTACTTAACGCACGCGATGCGATGCCGGAAGGCGGCGATATCACCATCAATACGCGCCGACCCCTTTGCCAAGAGCTGCCCATGACCGGTCTGGATGACGAAGACTGGGTGATCTTGGAAGTGGCTGACGTCGGTGAGGGCATGGACACGCAAACTCTGGCACGGGCAACCGAACCCTTTTTCACCACCAAGGGTGTGGGCAAGGGCACTGGTTTAGGCTTATCCATGGTGCACGGTATTATCGAACAGCTGGGTGGCAAGCTGAAACTGCATAGCGAGCCCGGTCTAGGTACGCGCGCGCAGCTTTGGCTGCCTGTCTATCAAGGTGAGGAACCAGTGGTTGATCACGACGAGATGGCGCCTACGGCCGATTCGGCTGTCGCGCTGCGAGTTCTCGCCGTGGACGATGACGCTCTGGTACTGACCAATACCTGCGCGCTGCTTGAAGAGATAGGCCATCTGCCTTTCTCAGCAGGTTCGGCTGCTGAAGCACTGGTTTTGCTGGAGCAGGAGACGGTTGATCTGGTGATCACTGATCACGCCATGCCGCTTATGACTGGCAGTGAATTGGCTGATCTGCTGCATGAGCGCTACCCGGGCTTGCCGGTGATACTGGCCACCGGGTATCTGGAAATCGGCTATCAGCAGACCGATAACACACCTCTGCTGACCAAACCCTTCGATGAGCAGGATCTGGTTCAGGTAATTTCCCGGGCGGTCAGCCGATCCAAGGAGCAGGGCTAGCTGGTCAGGCGAAGCAAGCCTCAGTCGAACAGGCTGACCTTGCTCCAGTCGTCCTTTATCTGTTTGAGCAACTGGCGTAACCCCGGGCTGCTGTATTTGGCAGCGGGGTCTTCCCAGCGCTTGCGCACGCTGCGGTGCAGTTGCGCCTCGGGTACTCGCACTCTGGAACGACGCATGATGCGGTAGAAGCCTTTGTACTCGTTATGCTTGCTGCCCAGGTGATTCGGCTGCAGCTGGGCCTGCAAATGCGCTTCCAGATGCAGGCCGGCGCTCTGCGCTTCACGGCAGATCCACACCCCGGCGTAGTCTCCCAGGGAATGATCCGGATAGCCGCCGCCGATATCGGTATGGACGCCAGCAAACCACACCTGCTTCAAATCAATGCCCGGTTTGAGGGTCCAGAGTGCTGGTTCAAAGTCTTCCCGATTCTCATCAATGGCCACCGCATGCCGTGCGTGGCAAATGATGCCGCTGGGTTCAGTGTCATGAAACAAATAGCGCGCTGTGCCCAGCGTGCCGAGAAAGGGCGCGGGTATACCCAATGCGCCGACGGTATCGAACACCCCAATAAATTCTATCTGGCTGATATCGGCCACGGCGTAATCCTTCCTGAACTGGCGTGCTTTGACTTCACCCGGGGAAGAGGCTGGACTGCGCTGGCGATACAGCTCATAGGCCGCATTGATGTGCCCGGCGTGCGCACGTTTGAGAATGCCGCAGTTGCGAATGAGCCCGCCAAGCGAACGAACGGTGTAGGCGCCGCGGCTGAAACCGAACAGGAATAATTGGTCACCGACATCGTAGTTGTGCACGATAAACCGGTAGCAATCCATGATGTTCTTGTCGATGCCCTTGCCAGTAACGCCCCCGGTGAGACGATCGCCCTCGGAACCTACACCCCAGTCGTAAAACACCACTTGCCGGTTGCCCTGCGCGTCAGCCGGGGCAACCGCCTGGGCGATGCGCAGAACATGAGTAGGTTTGTCGCTTTCCGGTGACTGCCAGGTGCCGTCGGCGCAAATAACGATACGTTTCATCGCGTACTCCATGGTCAATACTGGAGCACAACTGCGGCGGCTGCCTGCACTCGCATGAGTCAACCCTAAGGCATGCCATGCAAGGCAATAATGGTCCTAGAGGGTTTTCTGGGGCTGCTGACTTCAGCTGCAACCTGATAAAGGTATAGCGCAATCTGCGACAGGCTGCAGGTCTGCGGTTACATCCGCTCAAAGCGGTAAAACAGGTTTGGTTCACTGACCACGAACAGGTTGCCTTTGTCGTCCACGGTCATGCCTTCCGGTTGCGGAATGGATTCTTCCAGCCCGGCAAAACCGGAATTCAGCGCGCTGAAGGCAATGACTTTGTTTTGCCCATTAAACTCGATGATGGTTTTTGACTGCTCGCTTAGTAGCAACATATTGCCGTACTGCGGCGCGAAGGTGACGGAGGCCAGGTCGGTAGTGAATACCTTGTCGTTGATTAGCGTCTTGTGGTCGCGGATGGATAGGGCCATGCCGCCCTCAAGTGTCTTGCGAAAGCCGCCGATCTCGATCAGGCTCATCGGGTCACGTTCCTTGGTGACAAACAAACGATCGCCAGCGATGTCGTAACCCAGGCCCTCGACGTTTTTGTTTTCGATTTTGTCGGCCAGGTTCAGCGTGATAAAAGGCAGACCCTCACGATAAATCGTCGAAGTCTGCAGGGGGACATCAACAATGACGATATTTTGCAAACGTTCTTCGGCAATCGCCAGCATGCCGTCACCCAGATAAGCCACTGCCTCGGTGTCAGCAAACCCGTCCAGTTTTGTTTTAAACAGGGTGTTGCCTTGCTTATCCAGGGCGATCAGTTCGGTTGGTCGATTGCTGACTGCCCAGAGATGATCGCGGTCCGTATCCCAGGTCAACCCCGAAAGGCTTTGTTCAACGCCCGCAACGGGTAGCGCTTGCACTGTGGCTTTCAGCTCCTGCAGAAGAATGGACTGTGAAGTCCATCTCTCTGCGTTGGCCTCGGTCTTGTATGAAAAATAGACGCGGTCCAGCCACGGCGAAGTGGCCAGATAAGCGATAACCAATGCAAGTAACGTAGCGGCGCAGGCCATGAGCAGGCGCCTGGATCTCCGGGGCTGGGCGGGAAGAGCGGCGGGGATCATTGGCAGCCTTGTGTCTGTTGGATTATGACGCAGTTTTAGGTAGCTCTACCTTGAAAGTCGTTCCCTTGCTCTGCGTGGACTCCACGCTCACTTTGCCGTTATGGGCCGTGACAAGTTCTTTGACAATATACAGTCCCAGACCCAGGTTCTTGTTCAGGTTTTCTTTTGCATAATGTTTGCGGTGAGCCAGATGGAAAATGTTCTGCTGTAGCGACTCCAGTATGGGCTCCCCATCGCTCTTCACCGTCAGGATTACCTTGTCATCAAGGCCTTCACAACTGACAACGACCTCGCCCATCGGAGCACCATGCTGCAAAGCGTTACTGATGAGGTTCTGACAGATCTGCCCGATGCGGATGGCGTCCCAGTTACCGCTGCAGTCGCCGGTTATTACTTGCTTGAAAGTGTTTTCACTATGCGCTGAGCGAAATTCTTCTATCAGCTGATGGATAATCGCGGCCAGGTCGGTCCGGCTGCGGCGAATGCTAAGGCCTTCACCAATACGGGTTTCGGTGAAATCCATCAGGTTATCCAGCATTTCCTTCATCCGCTGCACGCTGGCAATCATGGTTGAACCCAGCTGGTTTAGACTGTTGCCGGCATCCTCCATGTTTTTCAGTTTTGCCGCACCAAAGCTCAATACCTGCAGAGGCGAGCGAAGATCGTGGCCGAGCATGCCGATAAAAATATCCGAGTTTTCAGTCACCGCTTCGGAGTAGCGAGCAACCGATTCAGCCAGAGCTTTATCTATGGCTTCATTAAAACGGATCAGGTCTTCCACCTCATCCGCATCTTTCTTATGCGGGGGTGCTGCCCCGTCAAACCACAGGCGCAGAACACTGGCGCGTAAAGCCCGATATTCTGCAACCAAAAGGCGGATAGAGAAGCCTGCGCCCAGGCGTTCATCCGCATGTTCTTCGGCCGGGGTGTCCGCACCAGAGGTCGGGGCATTTCCTTGCGATTTCGCCTCGCGTTCCGGTTCAGTCTGGGCGCTGGTCATATCGCGGACGATGTTGGTCAGAAGCTCCTTCGCATGATCGCGGAGCTCAACTTCATTCATATTTCCGCCGGGCGGCTGATTGGCGCGCGCAAAGTCCTGCCATTCCTTGAGAATGGCCTCAATATTTGCGGAGATGAACTCATGCAATCTCATGGGTTTTGTTGCTCTGCTGGGCCTGATTTCAGAATAATCGGGCGGCAATGTGAAAACCCGACTTGCCGCGGCGGGGAGTTGGCTTAGTCAGATGCTGTATAGATAAAGATGATGTATGACTATACGGAGGGGGGCGCCGCAACACCAGCGCCCCCGGGAAAGCTACTTCAGTTCCTTGGCAAAGCGACCAACCGCATTGACCACCTGTTTGGCGCCCTTCTGAATTTCAACGATCACCGTCCCCGCCTGACCCGCCAGCGCCAGGCCCTGAGCTGCTTGCTCACGGCTACGGGCCATGCCATGTACGGCATCTTCGGCCAGCGACTGGTTCTTCTCCACCACCTGGATGATCTCTTCGGTAGCCTTGCTGGTGCGACCTGCCAACTGCCGTACTTCATCCGCCACCACCGCGAATCCTCGGCCTTGTTCGCCCGCCCGCGCAGCCTCAATGGCCGCGTTCAGAGCCAGCAGGTTGGTCTGGGCTGCAATGCCACTAATGGTCTGAACGATTGAACTGATCAACAGGGATTGTTTGCCTAGCGCTTCGATACCCTGAGTGGCAGATTCCACTTCACGCGCTACATGCTCCATGGTTTCGACGGTATCCTGGACCACGGATGCGCCCCGTTCCGCGCTCACGTCCGTCTGCAGCGAGATGTCGTAGGCGACGCCAGCGGCTTCCCTGACCTCGGCCTCCCGCTCTACCTGATCACTGACCACGCTAGCGAACTTGACCACCTTGTACAGCGTGCCTTCGGTGTCATACACCGGGTTATAGCTGGCCTCCAGCCAGACATCGCGGCCCATGCTGTCGATCCGCTGGAAGCGGTTGCTGACGTATTCGCCCCGATTGAGCGTTTGCCAGAAGCTTTTGTATTCTGGCGAAGCAGTCGTTTCGGGAGTACAGAAAAGACTATGGTGCTTGCCGACGATCTGCTCCTTCGAATAGCCCATGGCTTGCAGGAATTGCTTGTTGGCGCTGATTACCTTGCCGTCCAGGCTGAACTGGATCACGGCGGTAGAGCGCATCAGTGCATCAATAAACTCCTGGTTTTCCTTCGCAGCCTGGATGCTATGGGTCACGTCGCGGGCAACCCCCTTGATACTCAGTAACTCGCCCCGGTCATCCTTCAACGGGTACCAGTTGACGCGCAGCCAAACCAGGCTGCCGTTGCTGCGCAAGTACCGGTAATCATCTGAAATCGGCTGAAATTTGCCGACGGCGGCCCTGAAGTTATGAAAGCAGGGCAGTTTGCTCACGTAACTTGGCACTACCTCCGCCATTGGGCGGCCTTGCAACTGCGCTGGAGTGTAGTCCAGCGCCTGGGCAAATTTCTGATTAACCACCGCTATTTTGAAATCCTTGTCCAACTCGATATACATCTCATCAGACGCCAGCATGGCTGCCAACTGACGCAAAACATGCAGCTCCTGATCCTGTTCCTTGAGCCTGGCTTTCAAATGGTGGTTAAACATGGCGATGTCCGTAGAGGAGGGTGAGCTGTTATCGGCCATACCGAGACGTTCTTTACCCGCTCAAATGCAAGTTTTTAATCATTTCGAGCTCACAAAGGGGTGTAGTTGTTTCAAAAAGTTAATAAAACAGATAATCAGTATTCGCCATGCTCTACAGCCGAGTAAAACTGCGCATTTCAAATGCCAGCTTGTCGTGGCATGGTCTGATTAAAACAGGGTGAACTTTTTATTTAGCATACTTTCTATTGAGTACGCTTCTTAAAGATAAAAGGTGACTCATGAAAAATCTCAAACTATCCAACGTTCTCTTCGCTTCCGCATTTACTCTGGCGCTCGGAGCTGCTGCGCCCCTGGCTGTTGCAGCTGATCATGACAAGCATGATGCGGATGGCACTCATCAGGAGATGGACAAGAAAGATCACAAGGCCGGTCACGGTGACAACGCCACTGGCAACCCCGGCGCGCCTGGTAGCGATGGTACCGGAACTACAAGCGCAGGCTCCGAAGCACCCAATGCACCTGCCCATGTTCCCGGCGGCACCAATCCGGAAGATGCTCCCGAGTCCAATCGTGACGTAGAGTAATTTTGCCTCGACATTCTGTCCGATGTAGGTAGATTGGCGTTTGCTTAAAAT
This genomic stretch from Halopseudomonas pelagia harbors:
- a CDS encoding putative bifunctional diguanylate cyclase/phosphodiesterase — translated: MSVHEQDRLYALKKLNLLDTLPSDSFDRITRMASQLFDLPIAAISLTDEKRQWFKSRVGTEHSEIPRSDACDSEVTETSTGLTVPDLLDSPRYQNSVLVQSGIRFYAGAPLTTREGHTLGAICVLGHEPRNMSVHEVSVLQDLAAMVMDQIELQSAYGRLDPLTDLPNRSQFAVDLRDMSRTPPPKAVYVLFSEVIDVASLGSLQRVMGPAYVEELARAAGRLLGSTLPEGGRVYHLGPCQFAHLLIAEDDDDVVKAAMGLRKALRGLTTGEAAAVMVRPVVGIARLRLEDQHSIDILRTAHSACLDARLTEKGVALYSPELEADHQRRFQMLVDFRSALESPDQLRLEYQPRISTRSGETVGAEALLRWAHPKWGNISPAEFIPIIEQTQLAKQLTEWVMQAATEQASRWQANGLNLCISVNISASNLEETDLVERLLAAMRRHDLPVSSIEVELTESALVDYSPIASNQLDALLEAGIRVAIDDFGTGYSSLAYLQEIPAQVVKIDRTFIQRIEQEKRSRTLVKAMISMAHDLGYSVVAEGVEDHQTYAFLDGLGCDEVQGYFVSKPLPANQFEQWLETSTPQ
- a CDS encoding PAS domain-containing sensor histidine kinase; translated protein: MDSKAHLGPLFSAEDKYRLLVDAVTDYAIYMLDPQGFIASWNTGAQRLKGYAAEEVIGQHFSMFYSDLDRAAGLPDNGLAIAVQQGRFANEGWRVRKDGTRFWAHVVLDPIRDGAGDIIGFAKVTRDLTERKLAEEALRKSEEQLRLLVQGVTDYAIYLISPEGLVTNWNAGAQKIKGYRPEEVIGRHFSCFYTPEDVANGKPETNLALAARAGRAEEEGWRIRKDGTRFMAHVIIDAIRETDGTLTGFAKVTRDITERMETQKALDYAREELLQAQKMEAVGRLTGGVAHDFNNFLTIILISLKMARKRVMDSPDVLRFVDNAIQGAERGASMTQRMLAFSSRQSLQLEVLSLAELVQGMRDLLQRSIGPQVRIRTQTAGALPPVQADAHQLETLLLNLVLNARDAMPEGGDITINTRRPLCQELPMTGLDDEDWVILEVADVGEGMDTQTLARATEPFFTTKGVGKGTGLGLSMVHGIIEQLGGKLKLHSEPGLGTRAQLWLPVYQGEEPVVDHDEMAPTADSAVALRVLAVDDDALVLTNTCALLEEIGHLPFSAGSAAEALVLLEQETVDLVITDHAMPLMTGSELADLLHERYPGLPVILATGYLEIGYQQTDNTPLLTKPFDEQDLVQVISRAVSRSKEQG
- a CDS encoding DUF2235 domain-containing protein, which codes for MKRIVICADGTWQSPESDKPTHVLRIAQAVAPADAQGNRQVVFYDWGVGSEGDRLTGGVTGKGIDKNIMDCYRFIVHNYDVGDQLFLFGFSRGAYTVRSLGGLIRNCGILKRAHAGHINAAYELYRQRSPASSPGEVKARQFRKDYAVADISQIEFIGVFDTVGALGIPAPFLGTLGTARYLFHDTEPSGIICHARHAVAIDENREDFEPALWTLKPGIDLKQVWFAGVHTDIGGGYPDHSLGDYAGVWICREAQSAGLHLEAHLQAQLQPNHLGSKHNEYKGFYRIMRRSRVRVPEAQLHRSVRKRWEDPAAKYSSPGLRQLLKQIKDDWSKVSLFD
- a CDS encoding SdiA-regulated domain-containing protein yields the protein MACAATLLALVIAYLATSPWLDRVYFSYKTEANAERWTSQSILLQELKATVQALPVAGVEQSLSGLTWDTDRDHLWAVSNRPTELIALDKQGNTLFKTKLDGFADTEAVAYLGDGMLAIAEERLQNIVIVDVPLQTSTIYREGLPFITLNLADKIENKNVEGLGYDIAGDRLFVTKERDPMSLIEIGGFRKTLEGGMALSIRDHKTLINDKVFTTDLASVTFAPQYGNMLLLSEQSKTIIEFNGQNKVIAFSALNSGFAGLEESIPQPEGMTVDDKGNLFVVSEPNLFYRFERM
- a CDS encoding sensor histidine kinase, with the protein product MRLHEFISANIEAILKEWQDFARANQPPGGNMNEVELRDHAKELLTNIVRDMTSAQTEPEREAKSQGNAPTSGADTPAEEHADERLGAGFSIRLLVAEYRALRASVLRLWFDGAAPPHKKDADEVEDLIRFNEAIDKALAESVARYSEAVTENSDIFIGMLGHDLRSPLQVLSFGAAKLKNMEDAGNSLNQLGSTMIASVQRMKEMLDNLMDFTETRIGEGLSIRRSRTDLAAIIHQLIEEFRSAHSENTFKQVITGDCSGNWDAIRIGQICQNLISNALQHGAPMGEVVVSCEGLDDKVILTVKSDGEPILESLQQNIFHLAHRKHYAKENLNKNLGLGLYIVKELVTAHNGKVSVESTQSKGTTFKVELPKTAS
- a CDS encoding methyl-accepting chemotaxis protein — protein: MFNHHLKARLKEQDQELHVLRQLAAMLASDEMYIELDKDFKIAVVNQKFAQALDYTPAQLQGRPMAEVVPSYVSKLPCFHNFRAAVGKFQPISDDYRYLRSNGSLVWLRVNWYPLKDDRGELLSIKGVARDVTHSIQAAKENQEFIDALMRSTAVIQFSLDGKVISANKQFLQAMGYSKEQIVGKHHSLFCTPETTASPEYKSFWQTLNRGEYVSNRFQRIDSMGRDVWLEASYNPVYDTEGTLYKVVKFASVVSDQVEREAEVREAAGVAYDISLQTDVSAERGASVVQDTVETMEHVAREVESATQGIEALGKQSLLISSIVQTISGIAAQTNLLALNAAIEAARAGEQGRGFAVVADEVRQLAGRTSKATEEIIQVVEKNQSLAEDAVHGMARSREQAAQGLALAGQAGTVIVEIQKGAKQVVNAVGRFAKELK